The sequence GACCCTTGAAAATACTTATGGAATGCACTTTTATTCAAGAGTTGAAATTAAGGAAGCCAGAACTCATTATTTTGTAGCAGATGATATTCCGAGCATTGAGGTACATATGGAAACCAATGATGGGTTCTCTTTTGTTTTCTTTGGGGTCCATCCACCACCACCAAGCCCTACAGAAGAGGAAACTTCCAAGGAAAGAGACGGCGATCTTTTAAGTACAGCCAAACGGGTAAAAGATATCAAAAAACCAGTTATTGTTGTGGGAGATTTCAATAATGTTGCTTGGTCAAGATCATCTGTACTTTTCAGAAAAACAAGCCATCTTATAGATCCGAGAATAGGACATTCTTTTGTTTCTACTTTCCATGCAAAATATCGTTTTTTAAGATTTCCCATTGATCTGATGTTTCACAGCGAAGATATTTTTATCAGACAACTGAAGACATTGGAAAATTTTGGATCAGATCACTTGCCGGTATATTGTGAGTTTTTCATAGATCACCACAATGATGAACAAGAGGAACTGGTAGAAACAGCCAGCCCTGAAGAAAAAGCAGAAGCGGAACAAATGATAAAGGAAGGAAAGCAGGAAGATGGCGAACGCGATGCTGTAGTCACTGAAGATTAACAAAATAGGTGAGCAAAAGCCCACCTATTGAATATTATGTTTGTTTTTAAAACTTCATTACATCCTTCACTACCCCATTCTTTTGAGTGTGTTGTAGTAATTCAGTTTCTATAAATGTTTTAATCTGCTCTTCTGAAGTATCCCCTGGGAATAAAAGATGGACGTTAGCACCTGCGTCCAGGGTAAAGAATAATGGTAAACCAGTATCTTTTCTAAAATCCCATATTTTATTGATGACCTCCAATGTTCCTGTTTTCATCAATATAAAAGCAGGATCACTCATCATCATCATGGCATGAAGGGTAAGAGCTTCATGTTCTACCAATTTGATAAAACGTTCCATATCTCCACTTTTCAGAATTTCCTTCATTGGAACAAAGTTTTCCCTTGCCTCCTGGAATCTTCTTTCTGCATAAGGATTGGTATTCATCAAACCATGTCCTACAGTTGAAGAAACGCTTTTCTGCCCCTCATGGATCAATAACACCCAATCATTGAAATTTTTGAATACCTCATGAATTTCAGTCTCAGGATATTCTACTGCAAATAGATCTGAGCTTCCCTGAACTTCTTCTGTTTCACCCCAAACGATCAATCCATTGTATAAACTTCTGCATGCACTTCCACTTCCTAATCTGGCTAAAAATGAAGCTTTTCTCAGAGACTCTTCTTCAGAAGTTTTTCCAGTAAATGTTTCATCTAATGCCATCAGACATTTAGCAATAGCCCCGAATCCGGAAGCAGAACTTGCAATTCCTGAACTGTGTGGAAATGTATTTTCTGTTCTGATGATGTATTTTCCTTTTAAAATCCATGGAAGATACTGTTCAATATTTTTGAAGTATTTTTCAATCTTTTCAGCAAATTTCACTTCTTCATTCCCTGATAAAAAGGTTTGTACAGAAAAAGGTTCATCAGCCAAAAATTCCATCGTAGTATTGGTTTTACAATGATTTAATGTATAACTGATACTTGGATTGGCTGGAATCTGATTGTCATATTTTCCCCAATATTTAATCAAGGCAATATTAGAAGGGCAGCTCTCTGAAACCGTTTGTGTATGAATGGTGAAATTTTCTTTTCCTATAAATGGTGTTGTCATAGTTTAATTTAAGTGATACAACTTAAGTATTTAAAGCTTGTTTTCGCATTTTTTGTAGTTGACAAGTCGATTAATACATCTTCTCTATAATATCTGCATATTTTTTAAGAACTACATTTCTCTTCACTTTCAATGTTGGAGTGATTTCTCCGGTATTGATATCAAATTCTGCTGGCATCAGAGTGAATTTTTTCACTTTCTCATAATCGGCAAGTTGATGTTGCAGTTCCTTAATCTTTTCTTTATAAAGACTGATTATTTTTTCATTTTTCACCACATCTTCCCAGTTTGTAAAAGGAATATTATTCTTTTTAATATAATCCTGTAAGAATTCAAAATTCGGAACGATTAAAGCAGAAACAAACTGTCTTCCTTCTGCAACCAGCATGATTTGCTGAATGAAATTATTATTGGTCAGAAGGTTTTCAATCTGTTGTGGAGCAATATATTTTCCGTTAGAAGTCTTCATCAGATCCTTAAGTCGGTCTGTAATAATCAGGTTACCTTTATCATCAATTTTACCTGCATCACCGGTTTTAAACCAGCCGTCTTCTGTAAATACTTTTTGAGTTTCTTCAGGTCTGTTATAATACCCTTTCATGATTCCGTTTCCTCTGGCCTGGATCTCATCACTTTCTCCGATACGGATTTCTACCCCCGGTAATGGTTTTCCGCTCGTAGCATGTTCAAAATGCGTTAAAGGGAAAAGGGTCAAAGTAGCTGTAGTTTCTGTTAATCCATATCCAACAGTAACGTGAATTCCCACCGACTCAAAGAATCGGGTTACTTCAGGTGATAGCGAAGCTCCTCCACAAGGCAAAAACCATAGTCTTCCCCCCATTTTATTCTTGATCTTACTGAAGACCAACATATCGGCAATGGATTCTTTTATTTTTAATCCAAAAGGAATCGGTTTCTCATTTCTTCTTAATTCTGCAGTTTCCCATCCTGTTTTCAAAGCCCAGTCAAAAATCTTTTTCTTGAAAGATGATCCTTCTTCTGCCTTTTCTAACACTCCGGCATATACTTTCTGGAAGAACCTTGGTACTGCACACATCGCAGTAGGCTTTACTTCTTCCAAGGCTTTGGCTACATTTTTCGGATCTTCAAGGAAGTACACTCTTGCTCCTCCATAAAGACATAATAGGCTCCAGCTTCTTTCAAAAACGTGACTTAAAGGTAGAAACGCCAATGAAAGTTCTTCTTCAAAGTTTTTAAACTTAAAAAATTCAAAGTGAGAATCAAATGCTTTGATGAAATTACCGTGGGTAAGCATAACACCTTTGGGCGTTCCGG is a genomic window of Chryseobacterium nakagawai containing:
- a CDS encoding endonuclease/exonuclease/phosphatase family protein; translated protein: MTKLFQPKNFHMWIIYLILTILLLVFTVLPKIQHSHWIFRVPEFAKIQVTYLIFFTFLLGFIIDSKAYLWYYQGFLLVLFVYHSQTLIKYTRFYPVKKHKHRNKSSEKLHFVSANVYQFNNEYERFFKLIEKYEPDFFMTMESNSDWEKAMRNLEKKYPYQHKVTLENTYGMHFYSRVEIKEARTHYFVADDIPSIEVHMETNDGFSFVFFGVHPPPPSPTEEETSKERDGDLLSTAKRVKDIKKPVIVVGDFNNVAWSRSSVLFRKTSHLIDPRIGHSFVSTFHAKYRFLRFPIDLMFHSEDIFIRQLKTLENFGSDHLPVYCEFFIDHHNDEQEELVETASPEEKAEAEQMIKEGKQEDGERDAVVTED
- a CDS encoding diphosphomevalonate/mevalonate 3,5-bisphosphate decarboxylase family protein yields the protein MTTPFIGKENFTIHTQTVSESCPSNIALIKYWGKYDNQIPANPSISYTLNHCKTNTTMEFLADEPFSVQTFLSGNEEVKFAEKIEKYFKNIEQYLPWILKGKYIIRTENTFPHSSGIASSASGFGAIAKCLMALDETFTGKTSEEESLRKASFLARLGSGSACRSLYNGLIVWGETEEVQGSSDLFAVEYPETEIHEVFKNFNDWVLLIHEGQKSVSSTVGHGLMNTNPYAERRFQEARENFVPMKEILKSGDMERFIKLVEHEALTLHAMMMMSDPAFILMKTGTLEVINKIWDFRKDTGLPLFFTLDAGANVHLLFPGDTSEEQIKTFIETELLQHTQKNGVVKDVMKF
- a CDS encoding AMP-dependent synthetase/ligase; this translates as MNLAEAIILKNVEKHPIKGAIGFKKKEEAWKELSWKKFSEIIFKTANALKEAGVQENDKVAIYSDNSSEWMIMDLAAMAIGAITVPIYSTNNAEQAEYIIKDSGAKVVLVGNQMQYDACLELLHKEDNYLETIIIAKKAVWIKKEFNSFYLEDFIAKSSSELEICKKEDEDTATLIYTSGTTGTPKGVMLTHGNFIKAFDSHFEFFKFKNFEEELSLAFLPLSHVFERSWSLLCLYGGARVYFLEDPKNVAKALEEVKPTAMCAVPRFFQKVYAGVLEKAEEGSSFKKKIFDWALKTGWETAELRRNEKPIPFGLKIKESIADMLVFSKIKNKMGGRLWFLPCGGASLSPEVTRFFESVGIHVTVGYGLTETTATLTLFPLTHFEHATSGKPLPGVEIRIGESDEIQARGNGIMKGYYNRPEETQKVFTEDGWFKTGDAGKIDDKGNLIITDRLKDLMKTSNGKYIAPQQIENLLTNNNFIQQIMLVAEGRQFVSALIVPNFEFLQDYIKKNNIPFTNWEDVVKNEKIISLYKEKIKELQHQLADYEKVKKFTLMPAEFDINTGEITPTLKVKRNVVLKKYADIIEKMY